Genomic segment of Paenibacillus macerans:
GGTCGTCATCATTGTGGAGCAGCTGGCGATTTATTCGGAGGAAGCTTACAAAACCGGCTTGAAAGCCGTCTCGGTCTCCACGCGCAGAAACGTGCCCGACGCGCTGAACCCGAAAATCAAATCGCTGAACTATTTGAACAATGTGCTGGTGAAAATCCAGTCGAACCTGGCCGGGGCGGGCGAGGCTATTATGATGAACGCTCAAGGTTACGTAACGGAGGGCTCGGGCGACAATATTTTCATCGTCAAAAACGGGGTTATCACAACGCCTCCATGTTATTTGGGCGCATTGGAAGGGATTACCCGCCAGGCGATCATCGAAATTTGCGAAAGAAAAGGCTATAAACTCAAAGAAGAACCGTTTACGCTGCATGACGTGTATGTGGCCGACGAAGTGTTCCTGACCGGCACCGCGGCGGAAGTCATCGCCGTTCGCGAAGTGGACGGCCGGATCATCGGCGAGGGACATGCCGGTCCGGTGACGTTGAAGCTCCTGGAGGAGTTCCGGGCGATCGTCGATCAGGACGGTTTGAAAGTCTGGTAATCGCGGCTCCGTTTGGAGCGTTTCGATCCTATTTCCTTTTTTTAGAGGGAGGTAGGATTTTTTCTTTTTGTTGGATGTCAAAAACCGGGCTCCTGCATAGGATGTTATAAATGGGCCCCGGGCGATAATCACGTTCCGGAGAAGATACCTAGGAGGTCTTTAGCGCGTGAAAATTCATATTGTCAAGAAAGGCGATACTTTGTTTGAGCTTTCAAAAAAGTATAATGTGCCTCTGCAGAAATTGATCGATGCCAACCCGCAAATCGCAAATCCCGACGTATTGAACGTAGGCGACAAGGTGAAGATTCCTGCCGAGGCGGTGCCGATCGGCGGGGAGACGGGCAAAATTTATAAGCATGTCGTCAAGCAGGGCGATACGTTGTGGAAGCTGGCGAATGCATGGGGACTTTCCTTGCAGACATTGATCGCCGCGAATCCGCAATTGAAAGATCCGAACCAGCTGACGGTTGGCGAAATCGTCAACATTCCCGCGGGGGCAGGCCAGGCCTGGGGAGAGCACGGCAATCCGAATCCGAATCCCAATCCGGAGAATATCGGGACAATGCCGGCCCAAACCGGCAAGAAAAACACGGCGCCCATCGCAGGCATGGCCGGCAAAAAGAGCACGGCTCCTATTACCGGGGCGGAAATGGCACCCAAAACCAATATCGCGCCGGAAGCCGTTAAGCCCGCCCCCAAGGAAGCTCCGAAGGAGGAGGTTCCTAAGCCGATGAATGTGGAGCCTGTAAATTTGCAGCCGATACAGGCGGAGCAGCCGAAGACGGTGCCGATGGAGATTAAAATCGAGGTCGAGCAGATCCAATACGAAACGACCAAACTGGAGCCTATGAAGGTTGAGCCGATCAAACACGAGCCGATCAAACACGAGCCGATCAAGTATGAACCCATCAAGTATGAGCCGGCAAAATATGAGCCCATGCATTATGAACCCGCCAAGTATGAGCCTGTAGCTTACACGCCGATGAAATCCGAACCGGCCAATCTCGCCCCGATCTCTTACGAGCCGATGAAATCGGAGTCGACCGGCCTTGGCCCGATCTCTTACGAGCCAATGAAATCGGAACCGTACGGTTATGGGCCGGTAAGTCCATCTGCCTATGAACCGATGAAGTCAGAGCCACAGGCATACGCACCTTTAACTGCCCAATATCCGACGGCACAGCTGCCTGAATATGCAAACCCTCAATATCCGCACTATCAACCGCTTCAGCCTACGTCCGTATTCCCCGCAATGGCTTATCCAACTCAATCCCCATGCGGATGTTCGGGGAATGTCCCGCATACCTACCAGCAGCCGGAGAGCTACCATCCTTTTTACCAATACAATGTACCCGCGGAAGCCGTATCTTCCTCCAATATTCCGCAGTTTCCGCAGGTGCAGGCTGCAATGGGGCATATTCCGGAAGGGGAGTATCCGGGGTTATCGAATGCAGGCGCACCGATGTACACGATGCCGGAAGCAGGCGGGAATACCAGCCCGGCAGAAAACAATTATCCTATGTTTAGCATGCACCATTATCCGACACCTGAACCGCAGTATGTGTCTCCCGAATCCTATGCCAATGCGCCGTTTTCTCAAGGAGCGCCCTGGCATCATGGCCCAGGAACTCTGCCGTATTATGGACAGCCGATGCCGGCATACCCGTCTGCGGTTTCACCCTTGGCCCAAGCGGCGCCGTTTATGCCGGGGTATCCTTTAAACTATCCGGCTCCTTTGACTCAAGGGGCGTCCTGGGGGAATGAACCGCTTAAAGGCGAAGTTAGCCCGCTGGAAAGTATGAAAGGTTATTCTCAGAGGGAGGCGCATACGGCGGAAATCCAGGCGGAAGCCGAACCGGCAGGAACATCGGAAATCCAGCAAGCAGGCCCCGCTAAAAATGTTAAAATCTCGGGCGGCCCGGATTCGGTAAAACCTCGCAAAAAGCAAGGCAAGTCCAGATCAGATGGGGCCGGAAAAAAAAGCTCGGGCAAACTCAAAACGTCCGGCCGCCGGAATCCGTGGATTAATGCTTAAAGATTTATGGAGCGAGGGCGGTAATCCCTCGCTCTTCTTTATTTTTTCTTATTTCCGAAAATTAACATGCTTAATAGCTTGAGTATAACCTAGTAATGTGCTATATTAAATGTCCCCGCGAAATGCGATAATATTAATCTCGCAGGGAAAGCATTTGATTTAAGATTATTTTTAAAAAAAGCTTGCATTACTTTCGGCAGTGTGTTATATTATTTAAGTCGCCGCTGAAACAACGGTGATGAACGAAAAGCGAAGTTGATCTTTGAAAACTGAACAACGAGTGAGTATAAATGAGAATTAAAATTCTCGTCAGTTTTTCTAAATGAGCAAGTCAAACAACCTTTATTGGAGAGTTTGATCCTGGCTCAGGACGAACGCTGGCGGCGTGCCTAATACATGCAAGTCGAGCGGAGTTAATCGGGAGCTTGCTCCTGATTAACTTAGCGGCGGACGGGTGAGTAACACGTAGGCAACCTGCCCGTAAGACCGGGATAACTACCGGAAACGGTAGCTAATACCGGATAATCAAGCTTCTCGCATGAGAGGCTTGGGAAAGGCGGTTCTGAATTTATTCAGGGCTGTCACTTACGGATGGGCCTGCGGCGCATTAGCTAGTTGGTGGGGTAACGGCTCACCAAGGCGACGATGCGTAGCCGACCTGAGAGGGTGAACGGCCACACTGGGACTGAGACACGGCCCAGACTCCTACGGGAGGCAGCAGTAGGGAATCTTCCGCAATGGACGAAAGTCTGACGGAGCAACGCCGCGTGAGTGATGAAGGTTTTCGGATCGTAAAGCTCTGTTGCCAGGGAAGAACGTCTTCTGGAGTAACTGCCAGGAGAGTGACGGTACCTGAGAAGAAAGCCCCGGCTAACTACGTGCCAGCAGCCGCGGTAATACGTAGGGGGCAAGCGTTGTCCGGAATTATTGGGCGTAAAGCGCGCGCAGGCGGCTGTTTAAGTCTGGTGTATAATCCTGGGGCTCAACTCCGGGTCGCACTGGAAACTGGACGGCTTGAGTGCAGAAGAGGAGAGTGGAATTCCACGTGTAGCGGTGAAATGCGTAGAGATGTGGAGGAACACCAGTGGCGAAGGCGACTCTCTGGGCTGTAACTGACGCTGAGGCGCGAAAGCGTGGGGAGCAAACAGGATTAGATACCCTGGTAGTCCACGCCGTAAACGATGAGTGCTAGGTGTTAGGGGTTTCGATACCCTTGGTGCCGAAGTAAACACATTAAGCACTCCGCCTGGGGAGTACGGCCGCAAGGCTGAAACTCAAAGGAATTGACGGGGACCCGCACAAGCAGTGGAGTATGTGGTTTAATTCGAAGCAACGCGAAGAACCTTACCAGGTCTTGACATCCCTCTGACCGCTGTAGAGATATGGCTTTCCTTCGGGACAGAGGAGACAGGTGGTGCATGGTTGTCGTCAGCTCGTGTCGTGAGATGTTGGGTTAAGTCCCGCAACGAGCGCAACCCTTGACTTTAGTTGCCAGCAAGTAAAGTTGGGCACTCTAGAGTGACTGCCGGTGACAAACCGGAGGAAGGTGGGGATGACGTCAAATCATCATGCCCCTTATGACCTGGGCTACACACGTACTACAATGGCCGGTACAACGGGAAGCGAAGTCGTGAGATGGAGCGAATCCTAGAAAAGCCGGTCTCAGTTCGGATTGCAGGCTGCAACTCGCCTGCATGAAGTCGGAATTGCTAGTAATCGCGGATCAGCATGCCGCGGTGAATACGTTCCCGGGTCTTGTACACACCGCCCGTCACACCACGAGAGTTTACAACACCCGAAGTCGGTGAGGTAACCGCAAGGGGCCAGCCGCCGAAGGTGGGGTAGATGATTGGGGTGAAGTCGTAACAAGGTAGCCGTATCGGAAGGTGCGGCTGGATCACCTCCTTTCTATGGAGTACCTCGTTCCTGTTACGGAACGGTACAAATACAAAATCAGGTCTTAGGCCTGTTACTCACTCGTTGGTCAGTTTTGAGAGTTCAACTCTCAAGCTTATCTTCCCAACACTTACCGGTTGAACGGTAAGGCAGGAGATGATAAGATATTATTCTGCCGGTAAAACGGCGAAGAAACTTGATCCTTGAAAACTGGATAACGAAACGAAATTTGCGTTTTAGAACAATCCTTTTAGCTGAACTTGTGTCAACACAAGTGAAGATATTAGTGGTTTGATATTTTCCTTCGGGAAAAATCATGGTTAAGCTACTAAGAGCACACGGAGGATGCCTAGGCGCTAGGAGCCGAAGAAGGACGTGGCGAACAACGAAACTGCCTCGGGGAGCTGTAAGCAAGCATCGATCCGGGGATGTCCGAATGGGGAAACCCGGCTAGGGTAATACCTAGTCACTCATCACTGAATCCATAGGTGGTGAAGAGGCATACCAGGGGAACTGAAACATCTAAGTACCCTGAGGAAGAGAAAACAATAGTGATTCCGTCAGTAGCGGCGAGCGAACGCGGATTAGCCTAAACCGAAGAGCTTGCTCTTCGGGGTTGTGGGACGTCTCACATGGAGTTACAAAGGCGGAGGTTAGACGAACAGGTCTGGAAAGGCCGGCCAGAGAAGGTAAAAGCCCTGTAATCGAAAGTCTCCGCCCTCCGAGACGGATCCCGAGTAGTGCGGGGCACGTGAAACCCCGTATGAATCCGCCAGGACCATCTGGTAAGGCTAAATACTCCCTAGCGACCGATAGTGAAGCAGTACCGTGAGGGAAAGGTGAAAAGCACCCCGGAAGGGGAGTGAAAGAGAACCTGAAACCGTGTGCTTACAAGAAGTCAGAGCCCATTTTAGGGGTGATGGCGTGCCTTTTGTAGAATGAACCGGCGAGTTACGTTTGCAAGCAAGGTTAAGCTGAGAAAGCGGAGCCGCAGCGAAAGCGAGTCTGAATAGGGCGAATTTAGTTTGCAGGCGTAGACCCGAAACCGTGTGATCTACCCCTGTCCAGGGTGAAGGTGCGGTAACACGCACTGGAGGCCCGAACCCACGTACGTTGAAAAGTGCGGGGATGAGGTGGGGGTAGCGGAGAAATTCCAATCGAACTCGGAGATAGCTGGTTCTCCCCGAAATAGCTTTAGGGCTAGCCTCGGTGTGACAGTCGTGGAGGTAGAGCACTGATTGGGTGCGGGGCCCGCAAGGGTTACCAAGCTCAGTCAAACTCCGAATGCCATAGACTGATTCACCGGGAGTCAGACAGTGAGTGCTAAGATCCATTGTCAAAAGGGAAACAGCCCAGACCATCAGCTAAGGTCCCCAAGTGTGTGTTAAGTGGGAAAGGATGTGGAGTTGCACAGACAACCAGGATGTTGGCTTAGAAGCAGCCACCATTTAAAGAGTGCGTAATAGCTCACTGGTCGAGTGACTCTGCGCCGAAAATGTAACGGGGCTAAACACACCACCGAAGCTATGGCTTGAATCGACTTCACTGCTTCTTTGAGGCGGTGATAACCAGGTACATTTTTGCCGAAAGCAACCGATGAATATTGTTCAAAGGTTTCGGCCAAATGCACCTCGGGGTTAAACACAGGACTTCGAAGCAGGAGTGAAGTCGATTCAGGGGTAGGGGAGCGTTGTATGAGGGTTGAAGGTGTACCGGAAGGAGCGCTGGACTTCATACAAGTGAGAATGCCGGTATGAGTAACGAAAAGATCAGTGAGAATCTGATCCGCCGAAAGCCTAAGGGTTCCTGAGGAAGGTTCGTCCGCTCAGGGTAAGTCGGGACCTAAGGCGAGGCCGAAAGGCGTAGTCGAAGGACAACAGGTTTAAATTCCTGTACCACCGTAATCCGCTATGAGCGATGGGGTGACGCAGGAGGGTAGTGACGCGGGGCGATGGAATGCCCCGTCCAAGCAGTGAGGCTGGTGTGTAGGCAAATCCGCACACCGTAAGGCTGGGCTGTGATGGGGAGGGAAAATTTACAGTACCGAAGGTCATGATCTCACACTGCCGAGAAAAGCCTCTAGCCAGGAGAAGGTGCCCGTACCGCAAACCGACACAGGTAGGCGAGAAGAGAATTCTAAGGCGCGCGGAAGAACTCTCGTTAAGGAACTCGGCAAAATGACCCCGTAACTTCGGGAGAAGGGGTGCCCCGGTAGGGTTTATAGCCCGAGGGGGCCGCAGTGAAAAGGCCCAAGCGACTGTTTAGCAAAAACACAGGTCTGTGCGAAGCCGCAAGGCGAAGTATACGGGCTGACGCCTGCCCGGTGCTGGAAGGTTAAGGGGAGCGGTTAGGGGTTAAACCCGAAGCTGTGAACCGAAGCCCCAGTAAACGGCGGCCGTAACTATAACGGTCCTAAGGTAGCGAAATTCCTTGTCAGGTAAATTCTGACCCGCACGAATGGCGTAACGACTTGGGCGCTGTCTCAACGAGAGATCCGGTGAAATTTTAATACCTGTGAAGATGCAGGTTACCCGCGACAAGACGGAAAGACCCCATGGAGCTTTACTGCAGCTTGATATTGGACTTTGATACGATTTGTACAGGATAGGTGGGAGCCTAAGAAGTGGGAGCGCAAGCTTCCATGGAGGCGCCGTTGGGATACCACCCTGATCGTATCGGAGTTCTAACCCGGTACCGTGATCCGGTACGGGGACCGTGTCAGGCGGGCAGTTTGACTGGGGCGGTCGCCTCCTAAAGAGTAACGGAGGCGCCCCAAGGTTCCCTCAGAATGGTTGGAAATCATTCGCAGAGTGCAAAGGCAAAAGGGAGCTTGACTGCGAGACTGACAAGTCGAGCAGGGACGAAAGTCGGGCTTAGTGATCCGGTGGTACCGCATGGAAGGGCCATCGCTCAACGGATAAAAGCTACCCTGGGGATAACAGGCTTATCTCCCCCAAGAGTCCACATCGACGGGGAGGTTTGGCACCTCGATGTCGGCTCATCGCATCCTGGGGCTGAAGTAGGTCCCAAGGGTTGGGCTGTTCGCCCATTAAAGCGGTACGCGAGCTGGGTTCAGAACGTCGTGAGACAGTTCGGTCCCTATCTGTCGTGGGCGCAGGAAATTTGAGAGGAGCTGTCCTTAGTACGAGAGGACCGGGATGGACGCACCGCTGGTGTACCAGTTGTTCCGCCAGGAGCACAGCTGGGTAGCTAAGTGCGGACGGGATAAGCGCTGAAAGCATCTAAGCGTGAAGCCCCCCTCAAGATGAGATTTCCCAATTAGTAAGACCCCTTGAAGACGACGAGGTTGATAGGCCTGAGGTGGAAGTGCAGCAATGCATGGAGCTGACAGGTACTAATCGGTCGAGGGCTTATCCAAAACTCTACCCACCAAAGTGACGTGAAGCTTCGAAGCTGAGTCCGAGTACTTTGGCGGGGCCCAAAAATATACCCCAAAAAGTGACGCGAGGCTTCGTAGGTAATTCCGATTACTTTTCGGGGACCCCGGGAACTGAATAGGGGCTAACACGCAAATCAAGTTTCGTATCCAGTTTTCAAGGATTAACCTTGAATCGTTTGGTGGCGATGGCGGAGGGGTTCCACGCGTACCCATCCCGAACACGACCGTTAAGCCCTCCAGCGCCGATGGTACTTGGACCGAAGGGTCCTGGGAGAGTAGGACGCCGCCAAGCAATGTTCCCTGATAGCTCAGTCGGTAGAGCACTCGACTGTTAATCGAGTTGTCACAGGTTCGAGTCCTGTTCGGGGAGTTATCCCGGAAAGCAAGCGGATCGACATTCCGGTGCTTTCCGGGGAGACCAACTCTTATGGAGAGGTGTCCGAGTTGGCCGAAGGAGCACGATTGGAAATCGTGTAGGCGTCACAAGCGTCTCGAGGGTTCGAATCCCTCTCTCTCCGCCAGCTTGGATTTATATTGCGGCCCGTTGGTCAAGGGGTTAAGACACCTCCCTTTCACGGAGGTAACAGGGGTTCGAATCCCCTACGGGTCATTGCTTTCATTAATGCTTAGTGCATCAAGTAGGGAAAACTAAAGTATCCCATGGAGGCTTAGCTCAGCTGGGAGAGCATCTGCCTTACAAGCAGAGGGTCAGCGGTTCGATCCCGTTAGCCTCCACCATAAGAACATTTTTATCGACGCGGGGTGGAGCAGCCCGGTAGCTCGTCGGGCTCATAACCCGAAGGCCGCAGGTTCAAATCCTGCCCCCGCAACTTATCCCCAAAAAGTGAAGCAATGCTTTGCAGCTTATTCCGATTACTTTCCGGGGACCCCATGTTATTATCCAAGTGTGGAGCCGTGGTGTAGAGGCCTAACATGCCTGCCTGTCACGCAGGAGACCGCGGGTTCGAATCCCGTCGGCTCCGCCATTTCATCCTTGAAAAGGGATGAGAAATTTGTTTTGTACGAGCCATTAGCTCAGTTGGTAGAGCACCTGACTTTTAATCAGGGTGTCGAAGGTTCGAGTCCTTCATGGCTCACGTTAATTTGATATGCGGACGTGGCTCAGCGGTAGAGCATCGCCTTGCCAAGGCGAGGGTCGCGGGTTCGATTCCCGTCGTCCGCTCCATGATTTGCGCCCTTAGCTCAGCTGGATAGAGCGTTAGACTACGAATCTAAAGGTCAGGAGTTCGAATCTCTTAGGGCGCGTATTTTTTGCCGGTGTGGCGGAATTGGCAGACGCGCGCGACTCAAAATCGTGAGGGAAACCGTGGGGGTTCGAGTCCCTTCACCGGCATCATACTTCATCCATAATTAGTTCATTTAGAGAATTAAATTCTCTGATGAGCTTTTTTTATTTTATATTTAGTTTTCCGGCCATCGTCTGAGCGGAAGACATAGACATTTTGCGCTATACCCCAAGTAGGGGGATTTATTGGCTGTTGTTGCGAGATGTGTTTAAAGCGTAAATTAGGATGGGGATAGATGGTTCATCCATTGGCGAAGCTGCCGAATTTTCTGTCCGAACTATTGAAGATTGACATAAGCAAGCTTACTAAATTCCGTTCCTTTGGAGCGGTTTTCTTTTTTATCAGGGATCAGTGTTCCATTCTTTCGGATTTACCCAAATTTTCAGCTTGTTGCTTATCCTCCGGCTCATCCCGTACTGCTTGCTCCTCGCAATTCCTTAAACTCCAATACGGAGTTAATCTCAGACTACCGTGCTACGAATAAGACTTAGCTGATCTTCAAATTCAAAAATCTTTCCGATTTCCTCTTTTCACAGTTTTGATCTGGCGGAGGGTATCTTGCTGCTGTTGTTTGGTCGGTTCATTCTTGGCAGGAGACCTGCCTAACAGAAGGACGTTGGTGATGAAACCGAAGAAATACGCTCCCTTGGCGGGCCGATGACAATGATAACGAACCAATGAAAAACGTCTTCAGAATTTTGTCTTACGGAACACAAATGATATTGATTATCATTATCATATATGCTAATATAAATTTTGTTCAGTACTGAACAAAAAGGATAACAGTCTGGTGCTGTCACTGAACTTGGTCTGCTAACTATAAGAGAGGGGGATTGCGAAATTGGAGTTTCCAAATCATTTTAAAGGTCATCTTTACGAGCAGTATATAAAAATGCTGCATCTGAACGAGTTGTATACGGAACATGAAATTGACCTGTTTCGGCAACAAGCCAAAGAGCACCAGATCGACATGCTTTCTAACAATATTACAAGTGTACACGTTATCGATTGCATTGGTGATTATGAACCTATAAACCATACCGGAATTGTGAAGAAAATGGATTTGTCCAAAGCAAGCATTACTAATATTTGTTCAAAGCTGCTGGAAACGGACTTT
This window contains:
- the ilvE gene encoding branched-chain-amino-acid transaminase codes for the protein MAEQVIYLDGEFVTKDQAKVSVFDHGFLYGDGIFEGIRIYNGNIFKCKEHLDRLYDSAKSIMLDIPLTYQEMEDALVETLRRNELRSGYIRLIVSRGAGNLGLDPNRCPKATVVIIVEQLAIYSEEAYKTGLKAVSVSTRRNVPDALNPKIKSLNYLNNVLVKIQSNLAGAGEAIMMNAQGYVTEGSGDNIFIVKNGVITTPPCYLGALEGITRQAIIEICERKGYKLKEEPFTLHDVYVADEVFLTGTAAEVIAVREVDGRIIGEGHAGPVTLKLLEEFRAIVDQDGLKVW
- a CDS encoding LysM peptidoglycan-binding domain-containing protein; protein product: MKIHIVKKGDTLFELSKKYNVPLQKLIDANPQIANPDVLNVGDKVKIPAEAVPIGGETGKIYKHVVKQGDTLWKLANAWGLSLQTLIAANPQLKDPNQLTVGEIVNIPAGAGQAWGEHGNPNPNPNPENIGTMPAQTGKKNTAPIAGMAGKKSTAPITGAEMAPKTNIAPEAVKPAPKEAPKEEVPKPMNVEPVNLQPIQAEQPKTVPMEIKIEVEQIQYETTKLEPMKVEPIKHEPIKHEPIKYEPIKYEPAKYEPMHYEPAKYEPVAYTPMKSEPANLAPISYEPMKSESTGLGPISYEPMKSEPYGYGPVSPSAYEPMKSEPQAYAPLTAQYPTAQLPEYANPQYPHYQPLQPTSVFPAMAYPTQSPCGCSGNVPHTYQQPESYHPFYQYNVPAEAVSSSNIPQFPQVQAAMGHIPEGEYPGLSNAGAPMYTMPEAGGNTSPAENNYPMFSMHHYPTPEPQYVSPESYANAPFSQGAPWHHGPGTLPYYGQPMPAYPSAVSPLAQAAPFMPGYPLNYPAPLTQGASWGNEPLKGEVSPLESMKGYSQREAHTAEIQAEAEPAGTSEIQQAGPAKNVKISGGPDSVKPRKKQGKSRSDGAGKKSSGKLKTSGRRNPWINA
- a CDS encoding MarR family transcriptional regulator, which encodes MEFPNHFKGHLYEQYIKMLHLNELYTEHEIDLFRQQAKEHQIDMLSNNITSVHVIDCIGDYEPINHTGIVKKMDLSKASITNICSKLLETDFIMKSQLNNNRKEIYFSLTDKGRRVYHLHKKLHQEKEEGFYRFIESYSETELQTIGKFMSDLLARAEQLYGREVRENDDLKD